The Cellulomonas shaoxiangyii sequence CGACGGCCGCACCGTCGTCGACGGCCTCGACCTCACCGCGCAGGCCGGGAGCGTCACCGCGGTCCTCGGGCCGAACGGCGCGGGCAAGACCACGACCGTCGAGTGCTGCGAGGGGCTGCGCAGCCCGGACGCCGGCCGCGTGCGCGTGCTCGGGCTGGACCCCGTGGCGGACGCCGCCGCCCTGCGGCCGCGGGTCGGCGTCATGCTCCAGGACGGCGGCCTGCCCTCGGGCGTGCGGGCGCGCGAGATGCTCGACCACGTCGCCCGCATGTACGCCCACCCGCTCGGCACCGACGCCCTCGCGGCCCGCCTGGGCCTCGACGCCTTCGCGCGCACGACCGTGCGCAGGCTGTCCGGCGGCCAGCGCCAGCGCCTCGCGCTGGCGGTCGCCGTCGTGGGACGTCCCCGCGTCGTGTTCCTCGACGAGCCGAGCGCCGGCATGGACCCGCAGGCGCGGCTCGCCGTCTGGGAGCTCGTGCGCGAGCTGCGGGACGAGGGCGTCGCCGTGATCCTCACCACGCACGTCATGGAGGAGGCCGAGGACCTCGCCGACCACGTGGTGGTCGTCGACCACGGCCGCGTCATCGCGCAGGGGACGGTGGCCGACCTGCTCGCGGGCGGGGGCGGGGGCCCCGCCGGTGGCGCGGGCGCGGCGGGCGGCCCGCGCGTGACGCTCGTCGTGCGCACCGAGCGCGCGGTCGACGTCGCCGACCTGCGGGGCGCGCTGGACGACGCCCTCGCCGTCGAGCAGCGGTCGGCGACGACGCTCGCCGTCACCGGCGCGGTCGGACCGCGGACGCTCGCGGACGTCACCGCCTGGCTGGCCGCCCGCGACGTGCTCGCGACGCGGCTCGACCTCGGTCGGCGCACGCTCGAGGACGTCTTCCTCGACCTGACCGGACGGAGCCTGCGATGAGCCGGCCGACGGCCGCACCCGCGGACGGCCTCGCGGCGCCGCCGCTGCGCCGGGTCCTCGCCCAGGCGGGCTTCGAGACCCGGACGATCCTGCGCAACGGTGAGCAGCTGCTGGTCGCGGTGGTCATCCCCGTGCTGGCGCTCGTCGGGCTCGTGCAGGGCACGTTCGTGGGGATCGACACGGCCGGCGCGGCGCGCGTCGACTTCCTCACACCCGGCCTGCTCGCCCTGGCCGTCATGACGGCCTCCTTCACGTCCCAGGCGATCGCGACGGCCTTCGACCGCCGCAACGGCGTCCTCCGGCTCATGGCCACCACGCCGCTGGGACGCGGCGGGCTGCTCGCCGGCAAGGTGCTCGGCGTCCTCGCGGTCGAGCTCGTCCAGGTCGTGCTGATCGGGACCGTGGCGGCCGCGCTCGGCTGGCGCCCCGACGCGGCGGGCGTCGCGCTCGCCGCGGTCGGGATCGTGCTCGGCACGGGCGCGTTCACCGCACTGGCGCTCGTCGTCGCCGGCACGCTGCGGGCCGAGGCCGTGCTCGCGCTGGCCAACCTCCTGCTGCTCGTGCTGGCGCTCGGCGGCGGCGTCATCGTCCCGGCGGCCGACCTGCCGGC is a genomic window containing:
- a CDS encoding ABC transporter ATP-binding protein, giving the protein MVHSPAVEVRGLVKSYDGRTVVDGLDLTAQAGSVTAVLGPNGAGKTTTVECCEGLRSPDAGRVRVLGLDPVADAAALRPRVGVMLQDGGLPSGVRAREMLDHVARMYAHPLGTDALAARLGLDAFARTTVRRLSGGQRQRLALAVAVVGRPRVVFLDEPSAGMDPQARLAVWELVRELRDEGVAVILTTHVMEEAEDLADHVVVVDHGRVIAQGTVADLLAGGGGGPAGGAGAAGGPRVTLVVRTERAVDVADLRGALDDALAVEQRSATTLAVTGAVGPRTLADVTAWLAARDVLATRLDLGRRTLEDVFLDLTGRSLR
- a CDS encoding ABC transporter permease, yielding MSRPTAAPADGLAAPPLRRVLAQAGFETRTILRNGEQLLVAVVIPVLALVGLVQGTFVGIDTAGAARVDFLTPGLLALAVMTASFTSQAIATAFDRRNGVLRLMATTPLGRGGLLAGKVLGVLAVELVQVVLIGTVAAALGWRPDAAGVALAAVGIVLGTGAFTALALVVAGTLRAEAVLALANLLLLVLALGGGVIVPAADLPAPVASVAAWLPSGALGDVLRGTLIDGTLPLVPALVLAAWTVGLGALAARVFRWH